The window ATGTTTAACCTAGAGGCAAAACCAAATCTCATTGAAGAAAAACATCAACTTCGtgatgggtggcctggccattacTTTGCCTCTCTGCCTACTTGAgcaaaagaaatgtttaacctaCAGGAAAAACCGAATCTCATTGAAGAAAAACATCAACTTCAACAGCTCGGATTTTGTTGAGTAAGGCCATGCTGTAACACTTTTGAAACTGCCTTCTACAACaaccacctgaaaaaaaaaaacatgttctCAAAGCTTCCCTAAGGGTCTTGGCCTCAGCGTCAGTGTCCTCCCCTAACCAAAGGGATTAGAGAAACAAATATGGATGACAACCTTAACAACTTCTAGCCTTCCATGACTCCTACAATTTCACGCATGCCTCCTCGGGTTACGACTGGAAGACACATCAAAAGTGTGTTTGCAAAATCTGTTAGACAGACATTTCCGACTCTTTCAAGGGGTCGCTGTCAATCATGGTGTTTCAGTCTCCTGAGGAAGTCCAACATGGCATAGTATTCAAAATCggtacgtaacggtaacggtcaatTCTTATTTGCCAAGCATAAGGGAGGATATTTGCGTAtaatcggccgtaacggccgttacagaaaaaggGGCCGTAACGGTCCCGTAAcaataattttcaaaaaataaaaaacggccgatatggggctgtaacggccgttacggcccgtatcataacggtaacggtggtggccgttacggccaccattaccgttttggaacaccttgggaGCATCCTATTTTTTGTTGTTTATCTTTCCGACATCTAAAACTTTACAAAACAGGTGAAACTTTTTAATTCCAAGTGTTGGTCTTCATATTCTTTCTTAATTGCAGGTTTCTCCTGTTCctagccttaaaaaaaaaaaaaaacttgaaaccTCATGTAGTCTTGCAAACTAATCATCCACTTGATTGCTTCATAATCTTAGCATTTCTTTAGCATTGTTGTTTCATCAGCTACATGCTCATTCCTCTTACTTTCTCCTCTTTTATGACATTGGTTTCTTAGTTTCCTTTCGTTTGAAGGGATTGGTTTTGACTTGCTGTTGAAATGGTGTTTGGAAACTTTCGAGGATTGGTGTCTTGAAGGACTCAATCGATCTTCCTCACATTGTCCTTCTGTTAATGGTGCTCAACAAGGAGCCTGGAATAGGAACAGCATGCTAAGTATGGATGTTTTGTTATACTACGTTGATCTTTTCCCCTGTATATGTATACTCCCAACCCCAATACAAAATTGTAAAGTGGGGCAATGGGCATGCACGTTAGAGACGCATATTACACACTACAAACTATAAAAATTTGCCTTCtggatttttcttcttttagccCTAAAAAGAATAAACTACTTCTTGTCAGGATGTTTACATGTGCTTCTTTCTTCCTCCTGTTCCCATGTGTTGCAGGAGAGGTCCCATCAATCATAGTTGCGAATAATGAACAACAATCATAGTTGTGAATAATGAACATGCAGAACTCTGTTAAAATTAGTTACCATCATCATGACAGGCTTATCCAAACTAATTGGGGTTgcctacatgaatcctgttatgccattccactatatcacggaccatatcctcagttaaaacATATGTCCTCAAGTCTTAACTTACCACCTTCACCCATGTTCTTCGGGACTCTCCCTTGCCCTCTTAGAGCCCTCGACTCGAACCAACTTACTACTAACTAGTGCAgctcttggtctctgttgcacatggccaaaccatctaagtcttcTTTCCTCATCTTCTTACCTATCGGTGCTGCGTGCTACccctaagttccctcgaatgcactCATTCATTCCTAATTATATCCTTCCATTTCTTGCCACTCTTCCATCTCAagatcctcatttcagctatgctCATCCCATGAGCATGTTGTTCTTTGACTGCCCAGCATACTTTGTCCATGTTAGTGCCTAGCAAAATTCTCAGCAAGGATGTGACCAGTTTTGGGTATTAGATTCTTGTCTTTAACTTTTGTGGCTTTTGGGGAGAATAGAAATCAGTAGCAATTGACATGATCTAAAATCATCCATGTTGTAGAAAAGTCCACTATGTGGTTATGAGTAAGGGCAGGCCTACTCCCCAAATGCCTAAAAGACCCCGATATGCATCCTTCAAAAGAATAGTAACGACAAGCCTGCAAAGTCACTGCATACTTCATGTATAACATATCAGCATATGACTTCTAGAGATCTGTTCTCACTTCTTAGATGTCTCGTGAAGAGACTATAGTTTGCAGAAACATGCAGAAAGCTTCAGATCTCTCACCAGTAATTCTGATATGAAAagatgagaagtgatgggaggatggatgatgagtgatgggtggagtgatgtgtTGTACTTCACCTGCtgcttgtatttttattttttaaaagacctTTTAAAACTTTTGAAAACCTAAAAGGAAAAACCTAGACACTTAAACCTAATCAAATCATTAAAATAAGACCTATGATGAGTAGGAcccatcagatggaccatactatCTAAATTTGATCATGGTCTACTCTTGGGCTGCATCAGACCACATGGAGCATAATTCATCTCTAGGCCCAGAGTTCACAATCTGTACCCAATTGTATCggtacgtaacggtaacggtcaatTCTTATTTGCCAAGCATAAGGGAGGATATTTGCGTATAATGCTTCTCCtaccttttttttgaaaatttagaaAGAGAGACTATAATAATGAACTTACTAGATCAGGAAGAGTAGCAAAATTTTCTGCAGTGGCTTTATCAAATGGGCTGTCACCAGAGTGAATTCTGAGAGGTGTCAGATAGACTGCCTGAGAGATTGCTTATTGTTGGCCACTAGCAAAATAAGGAGAAGATCGAGGCAGGATGGAGATGCCCACCAAATGGTTGCTTGAAGTTGATCTTTGATGGCTTGATATAATTCAGGGTGAGGTGATCTCCTCAGTATGCCTAGGGACAGCTTGGtgtcactctctctttctttggccCTACTGATTTGGGAGATTCTGATTAATCAGCGGCCAAAGCTCTTTAAGAAGGGTTGGAGATCTTATTAATTCTCCAGAGATTTCCTTTTGGAAGGAGATTGTAATAATGTTGTTTTGCCGGCAGCTCATAGGTGGTCCGACCTGTAGATTGTGGCTAATTCTGGGGCAAAACATTTTGGTTTCCTACAAAGGAAGAGTAGCATATGATGTGGCCTGTTCTTGTGCCAAAGATGGTGGTAATCATTGAAATTGTTAAGGGCAGTATTCGCCAGTTTCCTGATAAGGATTTGAGTATCTGTGAAGACAGTTGTATATGTTGAGGTAGGAGTAATTTATCAAAGGGGAGCTTGCATTGTTTAAGGTCGAACACCTAGAATGTAGAATATGTAAATCGGGTGTTGTAGCAAGATTTTGTTGGTCTTTAGTATCCAAGTTTTGAACATCTTATCCAAACCTAGAATGATACAATATGAGGCTTAGTAGACCATATCAAGCCTGTAtcagctgattttttattttttattttttctttttaggcacaaaaaatcttgaaaattgttgggaaaataggaaaaatatataaaacacatCCAATGGTGTATTAGAAAATCATTGATTGTAGTCAACCCATgtgatagactattagatagcacttTATTGTAATCAAACtctgtaatagtctattacattgcacctgtgggagttttatgctctcattgctggtcccaGGCCAGATAAAGGAGGACAGTTGTGTCAGGTTCCAGCGGCTGTtgaacttatgccataacttccattAGGGACCCGAACAACATGaaattccaaactcatgctagggcatTTTATTCTccaattgggataaggcttagataatgatgatccTATAGCGTATCAgaccattcttaggtaagaatgttgtctgtcaCTTGACCTGTTcaaagtcaaccaaataggccctaattgaacacaaatcaagcatgatttggtcaATTAGAGCCCATTacatataaacacacacacacacacacacacacacacacacacacaaagtgaTGGTTTACCCCTTCTTTTGATATTTGCCAATATGGTCTATTCCTCTTCAGTTCATTAAATCCCACTCGAATTTTGTGTTTTAATCCTTAAAATAGGCCTATATCTAGTATATAATTAGTTCCTAAGCTTTCTCCCTGGTTGAAATGTAGAAAGCAGTGgaaaaagaaggggaaaaaaatccaAACGAGCCATTCATGTCCTATTGGCACCTGATATGGGCTGTATTGGCTTGTggctcattttttccataacagatTGGTTCACCCCTATATTGCATCTCTGCATAGTGAGGGTGACCTATAGATTAATGGTATGGTCATATTGTAATCGATGTTTAAAATCATCCTAGTATTATCGGCGACCACCTCATTGGATTTTCACTAACCTTGGCCCAGATCAGGTCCAAATTCCACCGCTACTATCATTCAAGGCACAGCTTTATCTGCAATACATATGTTATTAACTTTTATAACTTCATTAGTCTGCTTTTGGTAAATCTCTGTTCTGTTAAAATAGTCCTTCTAAATTATTCCACATCATACAGATGTTTATACCGAGCATACACAGTGCTATGGAGGTAGTATGTTGTTTGGGACTAGACttctatgttagttttgcaccatttaaaatttGTGGCAACTCTTCTGCATACACATGGCCTGGTTCAAAAGCAatacagaccgtccaaattgccgACCTGAATATGGATGGAGTATAACCAGGGAAAATAAATGGATAGAgcataaccatctgatttttcactTCGAATTTTGACCACATGTCatcttacttttaaccatccatttgatagccattgattggatggttatgacTTACAATTTGCAATTGCTTGATTAGTGCGATTTtaaagatatgctccatccacaatgggaccaaCAATTTGGATATTCAGGATAACCATACATTACTACCACCTAAGGAGGATGAGTCAAGACTGTTTTCAAAATGATGCTAAACTAACATTGGAGTCCAGCGCATGCTATCTGATAATTGTAATGACGCATATCGTTTATGCTTGTGCTTTGATATTAAAATCTTAAAACATATTTGTGAACAGTAATAACATAGTAGAATGATAAGATTGTGAGGACTTGTGCATGTACAGGGGCACGTGAATTTGTAAGAGAAACTCGAGCTTCGGCACCCGACGACCTCATGAACTCTGTGATAGGTGGGGTTGCTAGTGGAGCTCTTCTCGGGCGGCTTCAAGGTCAAAATTCATTACCCTTTTCTGTTTTTATTCATCGTCTTTTACTAATTCTGATTGTTATGACTTTATTTGGGAAGAATAAGTTGCCCAGACTAGTGTAGATCATTGTGATAAATATCGCCAGGATTTTAAAAATCTTGCGATATTTTCAGGGAAATTCATTGAACAATATCCttgcgagattttcaaaatcttggcagTTATTAATTTTTGCGATTTTCAGAAAATGAATATTTAAAAGTTTTAACTTAGTTCATTTTTACTcatgttttaaattttaaaattatttataaatttatagtAAATATTTTTTTGATACTTTGTGTTTAGTGAAGATTTTTCCAATAATTTCATGACAAAATTGTCAAAATCTCTTGAGAAATTCTCAAGCTGAGAAATTGCCAAGAACTGGATTTGTCACTATGAATTGGAAGTGTGCCTGGGCTACGCATTGGTGGATGATAGAAAATGGGTATTGCATTTAGGACCCATTTGGAATGGAGAATCCCAActctttcaaaattttcatgggaAAGGATTGGAACCATCCCAGGTCAAAACAGAAACTGTGGAAATGATGCCTTTTCCTAATCCAAATTCCTTCATCACCCACTTGAAACAAAATGGATGTTGCCTTCCTATCTGATCCTGTTGCCGCCTCAGTAATACAAGTCCTAGTAGGGATTCCGGTTTCTCTCATTTTATGCACAAACTGCTAGTTGGATAAGAACAGgaaggatttttttttgaaaaataacaaatttattaaaagaaaacaGAATACAGGAACAAATACGATCCGCTGAGATGGCAGATCGGAAACTAAAAGCCTAGAAAAAGAAAACCGCTGTCTGTAAAAGAAGCGACATTAGCAGCCCATTCAATAACGGCACTTTTGGCCTTAGACAAAACGAAGTCAGCGGAGTTAGCCCTGTCCCGAAAACAGCGATTGTTTCGCTCTTCCCACACGAACCACCAGACCGCTAAGAGCGCCATCCCCAAAGCTTAGTTTTGGACTTGCCTAAATCCTTCCAAAGAACAGGAAGGATTTGGGCAGACCGCATCCAATTCATTGcttaaaaggggaaaaaaagggAGCAGAATTTAAAACCGCACTGGTAGTGATCACAGGTTGCCTTCGACATCCCAATAGGTACTCAAAAAAACTTCCTTCTGGATGCAATTTCAGGGGGGCAACTTGGCGCAGTTCGCTACTCGATCATCTTTGCACTTGCAGGGACCGCACTGGATTTCACTGCTCTTCGACTAAGACCTCTCTTTCAGAGCTCTGAAGATCCCACGACTGCAGAGAAGTCGCAAGAGAGTTCTAAGAGTGGTGAGTGGAGGTGGCCCGAATGGTTGCCCATCCAAGTGCTCGATGAGGAAGCTATGGCTGCCAAACAGGCTCGAGAACAACAGTTGTATGCACAAAGAGCGCTCGGTAAACTTAGTAAAGAAGAATCTTGATAATTTAATCCTTATTTTATTCTGGAATTAAATTGTGCTGATAATAGCGATAGTAGAAGATTTTTGGGTCTTTTTTTTTATACCATTTCTAATAGCTCTACCAAATGGATTCAACTGGCTGAGCTTGCGCTGGGCCGTCAAGTCAGCTGATTTTGACTCTTATAATGGTTTTGGGTACATGGGTCCCGTTATGCGGCTTCGGCCACCTTACATTACAATGCCTGGAAGTAGTCCATTATTCAAGGTGCTTGACAAATAATAGCAAGAGAAGGCCTACATGAAGTAATCATTTCTTATTCAAGGTGCTTGGATAAATAATAGGACAAGAATGTTAAAAAGAGTACCCCAGAGACATTACTAGGGTGATCCTGACCGAAACTGGATGCATACCACAACATTTGTTGCTACCAAATCAAATGAACCAACCAAAAATCATAGGTACAAGTGATTAGCATGGGCTGTAGCTGGCCCTGATTTTGATGGCCCAATGGGAAATGGGCCATCACAGGTCTCTCAAAACTGGCTCTTGAGAAAGCTTGGGAAATGACATTGAGCAGCTTTGAGTCATGACTGGCTTGGGCAAGCTTAAAACTGGGCAAGGCAAGGCCCACACATGACCTGATTCGGCAGTAGGCTGGATATGTGCCCACAGGTATGGGATGCTATGCCCAATAGCTAACTAGCCCGAACACTAGGTTGGCTGGATAGCTGGATTGGACTTGTTCAGCCAAGGTTGTCTCAACAGAGTCCATGTGGTTCTTGTTCCCTCACCAATTTGCAGAATGCATTATGCAGGATCCACATCATCAGATCTTGCTCTTAGCCATCAAAAGCATTGAAAGCCAGCACACAACAATCTTGTATTTTCTATTGAGAGTAAGACCTGGGAGACTTTTGCACTGAGCAACAGCAAGATTGCAAAAGGGGCTAATTTCagcaaatatttttaaattatttttttaaaatgtcatTTATCCATCCAGGCAGGGTCCACCTTCCAGGAATACACCTcctttatcaagtgggccccataccaTGGACTGAAAATCTGTCCCCTACCTGCCATCCAATCCTGGGGTACGTGATTCCCCCCAGAAACGCCAGTCTACACTTTGGCTTCAATGATCCATTGGCAGGCCAACTGGATGGTCGGGACGGCCTTCTGATATATTTAGGGAGGGCACTGCCCAATGTGGGGGTGGAAGGGAGAGTGGTGATTGCCACCCGTCTATtgttggccccaccaagtgaaCTGTCTGATAGttacaaggtgggacccacggaaggTCGCCCCAACCAAGTTTGGAATTTCAATCATACACATGAAAAGCATTCAACTCAAAATGTACAGTTATGATCCTGCACTTTCTAGTCATTGGAGGTAAGAAGATAAAACCATAAAATATCAACAGTTAGAACCCTCGCACATGAAAAATTGTATCCATCAAAGAACACAGTTGCATCCATTCCATGCTGTAAATCACGCATGGATGGTTTGATTACACGACCAGATTTTCAAAACCAAGAATGATTTAAAGTTTGACACCCCCATTTTGGGACAAGAACTGATCACCTGCAAGCAGCTGTGGACCAATCTCAGGCAACTTTTGTCCTCTCAAATATCCAAATATTTCCAGCAGCAAGAGTCGAAACAACAATTCAGCGGCCGCAACaaaatgggccataccataaggcCAGCTGTTGCAGGTAACCAGTTCTCTTTCCCAGCACCTGCAAgggaactcttttttttttctacacgcacacacgcaccccacacatgcacgccatgggatttcaccactggtgggtacacAATTGTGTATTATGTTTGGTTGATGTGTCCAATGGCCCACCGATGAAGAAGGCTGGGATTCTGTGATTTATGAAAGCAGAGAAACTAGGGAAACAAACTCCGATGTCATCCTTCCCTTGGACCTTGTGTTGATGACGAAATGTTCTGGGTATTTCCTTAGCAATGCAAGTAGGCCAAACCAAGGCCGTCCTTTGGTTTCATTGATGGGCCACTCCTCTGATTGGAGGTACCGTCTTACTCTACTGTGGTGCCAGATACTACCATACTGCTCAACAAGCTGTTTcatgaaggaaaaaagaagaagaaagtattAGCCAATATTCATGACCATTTGAAAACTACTTTCATAAAATTATAGTAACAGATAAACGAGAAGTGTGGAAATGTGGCATGTTTCAAGGGATTAGAATTTCAGGAGTGCTTTAGCACTTTAGCAtggcagaaaagaaaagaaatagacgAAAGAATTACgtcgtttgttttttttttttttttttctggaataACGGAAATTATATTAATCAAAAGAGAGACAATTCCTGGAAAACACAATAGGGCGGGAGGCCCCACACCAGCCAGATGGATAATCGCATAGTCTGTTGACCCCCGGGCCACTTAAACCAGAAGCTAGGATTCTGATATTCCTAAAAA is drawn from Magnolia sinica isolate HGM2019 chromosome 5, MsV1, whole genome shotgun sequence and contains these coding sequences:
- the LOC131246820 gene encoding uncharacterized protein LOC131246820; protein product: MAAAGEEDKTAKIPSSSSEGWKERIYIPTLIAGIVGGGAGLVLKRQKSYGVANLSATYAANLAIVAGCYCGAREFVRETRASAPDDLMNSVIGGVASGALLGRLQGGQLGAVRYSIIFALAGTALDFTALRLRPLFQSSEDPTTAEKSQESSKSGEWRWPEWLPIQVLDEEAMAAKQAREQQLYAQRALGKLSKEES